From the Xenorhabdus ishibashii genome, one window contains:
- a CDS encoding LTA synthase family protein, with protein sequence MKKKIISRIYLGLLLIASLILVFEKGGDIYPALVSVGVFGVIFGLAFLVSARWLFSVVFTGTVFIILKFLNQIKIHYYKEHLMFSDLNVMLDPSNQETLHHYWLAGIAVVAMFIWLIFNMILSWKAVPSARGIRWRLASIILMVASAWGINLTVNTYHTRWQGELPKGRGTMTNMVMSAFDAQYQPPKFGTSADYFLQQAKQVMLPEPQSEVKPDVVVLLQESTVNPHIYQLPANVQLPDLYMFRHDAGVSAQSPLRVQTFGGGTWLSEFSVLTGLNTDDFGSRKNAVFYFVVDHLKNSLFRAMKDNGYYTVVLTPFNKSAYHAGHAYKTLGVDRIIQPQELGYPADMDENLWKIPTQDMLSYVKTILAKETDKPIFIFSLTMYEHGPYEENHHDDYGLTGKVNSATAAGKFSHYMEKIVASDPAIRDFSEFVANRNKPTVFLYFGDHQPNINFDHYNSPLPDPAHVTQFTLRDNLKQGASITTGKLTDIAFLGGIILERARLSASAFYQANMMMRHLCDGALNDCQDSALVESYKHYIYQQLAVAGKE encoded by the coding sequence ATGAAAAAAAAGATAATCTCGAGGATTTATCTTGGATTGTTGTTAATTGCTTCCTTGATATTAGTATTTGAAAAAGGTGGAGATATTTATCCTGCACTGGTATCTGTCGGCGTATTCGGCGTCATCTTTGGTCTGGCTTTTTTAGTTTCAGCGCGCTGGTTATTTTCGGTAGTATTCACTGGAACAGTGTTTATCATCCTAAAATTCCTCAACCAGATAAAAATCCATTACTATAAAGAACACCTGATGTTTTCTGATTTGAATGTTATGTTAGATCCTTCAAATCAGGAGACTTTACACCATTATTGGCTGGCGGGCATTGCCGTGGTGGCGATGTTTATCTGGTTAATATTCAACATGATATTGAGCTGGAAAGCGGTGCCTTCTGCGCGTGGGATCAGATGGCGCCTCGCCAGTATCATTTTGATGGTCGCGAGTGCCTGGGGTATCAACCTAACGGTGAATACCTACCATACCCGATGGCAAGGGGAATTGCCGAAGGGGAGGGGGACAATGACCAATATGGTAATGTCTGCCTTTGATGCGCAATATCAGCCGCCAAAATTTGGTACATCTGCTGATTATTTCTTGCAGCAGGCAAAACAAGTAATGTTGCCTGAACCTCAGTCAGAGGTTAAACCCGATGTAGTTGTATTGCTGCAAGAGTCCACTGTCAATCCCCATATTTACCAATTACCTGCCAATGTGCAGTTGCCAGATCTCTACATGTTCCGGCATGATGCGGGGGTTAGTGCCCAAAGTCCACTCAGGGTACAAACCTTTGGTGGCGGAACCTGGTTATCCGAATTCTCCGTTTTAACCGGATTGAATACGGATGATTTCGGCTCCCGTAAAAATGCAGTGTTTTATTTTGTCGTTGATCACCTGAAAAACAGCCTGTTCCGTGCCATGAAAGACAATGGCTATTACACGGTTGTTCTGACACCGTTTAATAAATCCGCTTACCATGCGGGACATGCTTACAAAACGCTGGGCGTTGATCGAATTATCCAACCGCAGGAGCTGGGATATCCCGCAGATATGGATGAAAATTTGTGGAAAATCCCGACACAAGACATGTTGTCTTATGTGAAAACTATCTTAGCTAAGGAAACAGACAAGCCGATTTTTATTTTCTCTCTGACCATGTATGAACATGGGCCTTATGAAGAGAATCATCATGATGATTATGGTTTGACTGGTAAAGTTAATTCTGCAACGGCGGCAGGTAAGTTTAGCCATTACATGGAAAAAATCGTGGCGTCTGATCCTGCTATCAGGGATTTCAGTGAATTCGTTGCCAATCGCAACAAACCCACCGTTTTCCTCTATTTTGGTGATCATCAGCCAAACATAAATTTTGATCACTATAATTCTCCGCTACCTGATCCGGCACATGTTACTCAGTTTACTTTGCGGGATAACCTGAAACAGGGAGCGTCAATAACAACGGGAAAACTGACAGATATCGCCTTCCTCGGCGGAATAATTCTGGAGCGTGCCCGTTTGTCAGCATCAGCGTTTTATCAGGCGAATATGATGATGCGCCATTTATGTGATGGTGCCTTAAATGATTGTCAGGATAGTGCACTGGTAGAGAGTTATAAGCATTATATTTACCAACAGTTGGCGGTGGCAGGTAAGGAATAA
- a CDS encoding helix-turn-helix transcriptional regulator, with protein MSSDDLENSTIVGQTVSEKLLMLLKTQGALQASDAGKLLGTTGEAARQQFVKMAKEGLVEAKSETRGVGRPVQLWHITEKGHAKFPDTHVELTTQLISIIRSQLGEDAMDLIISAREKEAFSNYKKAMEGATGLQEKVERLVSIRCREGYMAYSSVEENGDILFFENHCPICAAAKLCQGFCRTELKLFREILQANVERTEYILSGHRRCAYRITASRS; from the coding sequence ATGTCAAGCGATGACTTGGAAAATAGTACAATCGTAGGGCAAACAGTGAGTGAGAAGCTATTAATGCTGCTAAAAACTCAAGGTGCCTTACAAGCCTCTGATGCCGGCAAATTATTGGGAACAACTGGAGAAGCAGCCCGTCAACAATTTGTGAAAATGGCTAAGGAGGGATTAGTTGAAGCAAAATCAGAAACCAGGGGAGTTGGGCGTCCAGTACAGCTTTGGCATATCACAGAGAAAGGCCATGCCAAATTTCCTGATACCCATGTAGAGCTAACAACGCAACTGATCTCGATTATTCGTAGTCAGTTGGGTGAAGATGCTATGGATTTGATTATCAGTGCCCGTGAAAAAGAGGCTTTTTCCAACTATAAAAAGGCGATGGAAGGTGCTACAGGGTTACAGGAGAAAGTTGAACGTCTGGTTTCTATCCGTTGCCGAGAAGGCTACATGGCTTATTCTTCTGTTGAAGAAAATGGCGATATTCTGTTTTTTGAAAACCATTGTCCAATTTGTGCCGCAGCCAAATTGTGTCAGGGCTTTTGCCGGACAGAGCTGAAACTGTTTCGGGAGATCCTGCAAGCCAATGTGGAAAGAACCGAATATATCCTTAGTGGTCACCGACGCTGCGCTTATCGCATCACAGCCTCACGTTCTTGA